One Alnus glutinosa chromosome 3, dhAlnGlut1.1, whole genome shotgun sequence genomic region harbors:
- the LOC133862811 gene encoding plastidic ATP/ADP-transporter: protein MEGVLKAKGLLSLPSNPKPRVLSSSQGLKHRFLTTKPKTFGGFSLSSNGFQKLNGFVSKTHGFGQKERNLFICRAEAAAAADGQPLFGEPEIEKPKILGVEVTTLKKIVPLGLMFFCILFNYTILRDTKDVLVVTAKGSSAEIIPFLKTWVNLPMAIGFMLLYTKLANVLSKQALFYSVILPFIAFFGAFGFFLYPLSSHIHPEAFADKLLGILGPRFLGPLAIMRIWSFCLFYVMAELWGSVVISVLFWGFANQITTVDEAKQFYPLFGLGANVALIFSGRTVKYFSQMRQNLGPGVDGWAISLKGMMSIVVLFGFTICFLYWWVNSYVPLPTRSKKKKEKPKMGTMESLKFLVSSRYIRDLATLVVAYGISINLVEVTWKSKLKAQFPSPNEYSSFMGDFSTATGIATFTMMLLSQYIFNKYGWGVAAKITPTVLLLTGVGFFSLLLFGDPFAPALLKFGMTPLLAAVYVGALQNIFSKSAKYSLFDPCKEMAYIPLDEETKVKGKAAIDVVCNPLGKSGGALIQQFMILTFGSLANSTPYLGGILLVIVLAWLGAAKSLDTQFTALRQEEELEKEMERAAVKIPVVAENSTGNGSLASGSALNPTASDSAGSSSETSTPQNI from the exons ATGGAGGGTGTTCTAAAGGCAAAAGGGCTTCTCTCTCTGCCCTCAAACCCCAAACCCAGGGTTTTATCCTCATCACAGGGCTTGAAGCATAGATTTCTGACCACTAAACCTAAAACCTTTGGTGGGTTTTCTCTATCCTCGAATgggttccaaaaattaaatggGTTTGTCTCAAAAACTCATGGTTTTGGCCAAAAAGAGAGGAACTTGTTTATCTGCAGGGCTGAGGCTGCGGCGGCAGCTGACGGGCAGCCACTGTTTGGTGAGCCAGAAATCGAGAAGCCGAAGATTTTGGGTGTTGAGGTTACGACGTTGAAGAAGATTGTACCGCTTGGGTTGATGTTCTTTTGTATTCTTTTCAACTATACAATCCTGAGAGACACAAAGGATGTATTGGTTGTGACAGCCAAGGGGAGTAGTGCAGAGATTATACCATTTCTCAAAACGTGGGTGAACTTGCCTATGGCTATTGGGTTCATGTTGTTGTACACCAAATTGGCTAACGTGTTGTCTAAACAGGCTCTCTTCTATTCTGTTATTCTCCCTTTCATCGCCTTCTTTGGGGCATTTGGGTTTTTCCTGTATCCTCTCAGCAGTCATATCCATCCCGAGGCGTTTGCTGATAAGCTTCTCGGGATACTTGGCCCAAGGTTCCTCGGTCCCCTTGCTATTATGAGGATCTGGAGCTTCTGTTTGTTCTATGTCATGGCTGAACTTTGGGGTAGTGTGGTGATTTCAGTTCTGTTTTGGGGCTTTGCCAATCAG ATAACTACTGTTGACGAAGCAAAACAATTTTATCCCCTTTTCGGTCTCGGGGCAAATGTTGCTCTTATATTCTCAGGTCGAACAGTGAAGTATTTCTCACAAATGAGGCAAAATTTGGGCCCTGGTGTTGATGGTTGGGCCATCTCCCTAAAAGGAATGATGAGCATTGTGGTGTTGTTCGGCTTTACAATCTGTTTCCTCTACTGGTGGGTGAACAGTTATGTTCCTCTTCCAACCCGTagtaagaagaagaag GAAAAGCCCAAAATGGGTACAATGGAGAGCTTGAAATTCTTGGTTTCTTCAAGATACATTAGGGATCTTGCCACTTTGGTGGTTGCATATGGTATTAGCATCAACCTTGTGGAGGTTACATGGAAATCTAAGCTGAAAGCTCAG TTTCCAAGCCCAAATGAATACTCTTCCTTTATGGGTGACTTCTCAACTGCCACTGGAATAGCAACTTTCACGATGATGCTTCTGAgccaatatatatttaacaaataTGGATGGGGAGTTGCTGCCAAGATCACACCCACAGTTCTGCTTCTGACAGGAGTTGGTTTCTTTTCCCTGTTATTATTTGGGGATCCATTTGCCCCTGCTCTTTTGAAGTTTGGGATGACTCCTCTTCTTGCAGCTGTGTATGTGGGTGCCTTGCAAAACATTTTCAGCAAGAGTGCCAAGTACAGCTTATTTGACCCTTGCAAAGAGATGGCCTATATTCCCTTAgatgaggaaaccaag GTTAAAGGGAAGGCAGCCATTGATGTTGTCTGCAACCCATTGGGGAAGTCTGGCGGTGCTCTGATACAGCAGTTTATGATCTTAACCTTCGGGTCACTCGCGAATTCAACTCCTTACCTAGGAGGGATACTTCTGGTGATTGTTCTTGCTTGGTTAGGAGCAGCCAAGTCTTTGGATACCCAGTTTACCGCATTGCGTCAGGAGGAAGAGCTGGAGAAGGAGATGGAAAGAGCGGCCGTCAAGATCCCAGTTGTGGCTGAAAACTCAACTGGGAATGGCTCTCTTGCAAGTGGCTCAGCACTGAATCCAACGGCCAGTGACTCCGCAGGCAGTTCATCTGAAACCTCAACCCCCCAAAATATTTGA